One genomic region from Gemmatimonadaceae bacterium encodes:
- a CDS encoding peroxiredoxin-like family protein: MTETRLRPLQPAPPLAVPTVGRGLWRLDAAKPERFTMIVFYRGLHCPVCKSYLRLLDTRVDDFGARGVDVVAVSGDDEARAVRTVKEWDLKHVTVGYGQSIASMREWGLYVSNGIKPDEPVQFGEPGLFLIRPDGTLYYIAVTSMPFGRPSIPDMLGAIDFIIAHDYPARGEA; encoded by the coding sequence ATGACCGAAACTCGTTTGCGGCCGCTCCAGCCAGCCCCGCCGCTCGCCGTCCCCACGGTTGGCCGCGGCCTGTGGCGCCTCGACGCCGCGAAGCCCGAACGGTTCACCATGATCGTGTTCTACCGCGGGCTGCACTGTCCCGTGTGCAAGAGCTATCTGCGCCTGCTCGACACGCGGGTCGACGATTTCGGTGCGCGCGGGGTCGATGTCGTCGCCGTCAGCGGCGACGACGAAGCGCGTGCCGTCCGCACCGTCAAGGAGTGGGACCTCAAGCATGTGACCGTCGGCTACGGGCAGAGCATCGCCTCCATGCGGGAATGGGGGCTGTACGTATCGAACGGCATCAAGCCCGACGAACCGGTCCAGTTCGGAGAACCCGGCCTGTTCCTCATTCGGCCGGACGGCACGCTCTACTACATCGCGGTGACCAGCATGCCGTTCGGGCGCCCGTCGATCCCCGATATGCTGGGCGCCATCGACTTTATCATCGCACACGACTACCCGGCCCGAGGCGAGGCCTAG
- a CDS encoding ABC transporter ATP-binding protein, whose translation MNDDRIAAPALQLRDLDVSFGGAVGLRGLSLDVASAERIVVVGASGSGKTSLLRTIAGLASAAGGSVHVGGRAVTNEPPERRGVVYLHQTPVLFPHLNVCENVAFPLRVRGIPRREVRSRSMAALEAVRMDDLAARRPQTLSGGQAHRVALARAMVAEPQVLLLDEPLSALDPELRAEVRNAILEAHARHGPAMITVSHDLEEAGLLGDRLALLVDGRIAQVGAPREIFARPATLAIARFLGVANLVRARVANGVLHSVFGRLPCPEPVCLDGPVVVAFRTDAVRLDAASPVRARVVGVHYGVDRTTLAVAVGDAVVDVRADTLCVPAVGAEIGLAYDARRLYVYADTARESESASMIDAASGAPARPPSGAL comes from the coding sequence ATGAACGACGACCGCATCGCCGCGCCCGCGCTCCAGTTGCGCGACCTCGACGTGTCGTTCGGCGGCGCGGTGGGGCTCCGCGGGCTGTCTCTGGATGTGGCCTCCGCGGAGCGCATCGTGGTCGTCGGCGCCAGCGGCTCGGGCAAGACGTCGCTCCTCCGCACCATCGCGGGACTTGCGTCGGCCGCGGGGGGCTCCGTTCACGTCGGGGGCCGAGCGGTGACCAACGAACCGCCCGAACGCCGGGGCGTGGTCTATCTGCACCAGACGCCCGTGCTGTTCCCGCATCTCAACGTGTGCGAGAACGTCGCCTTCCCATTGCGCGTCCGCGGAATTCCGCGACGGGAGGTGCGCTCGCGGAGTATGGCCGCCCTGGAGGCCGTGCGCATGGACGATCTGGCCGCGCGCCGCCCGCAAACGCTCAGTGGCGGCCAGGCGCACCGCGTGGCGCTGGCCCGCGCCATGGTGGCCGAGCCGCAGGTGCTGCTGCTGGATGAGCCGCTCTCGGCGCTCGACCCCGAACTCCGTGCCGAAGTGCGGAACGCGATTCTCGAGGCGCACGCCCGCCACGGGCCGGCGATGATCACCGTGTCGCATGATCTCGAAGAGGCGGGGCTCCTGGGCGATCGACTCGCACTCCTCGTGGATGGGCGCATCGCGCAGGTGGGCGCGCCGCGCGAGATCTTCGCTCGCCCGGCGACGCTCGCCATCGCGCGATTCCTCGGCGTGGCAAACCTCGTGCGCGCGCGGGTGGCCAATGGCGTGCTGCACTCGGTATTCGGTCGCCTGCCGTGCCCCGAACCGGTATGCCTCGACGGGCCGGTGGTCGTGGCGTTCCGGACCGATGCCGTGCGACTCGACGCGGCATCACCCGTGCGGGCGCGGGTCGTTGGCGTTCACTATGGGGTGGACCGCACGACTTTGGCCGTGGCCGTTGGGGACGCGGTGGTCGACGTGCGGGCCGACACACTCTGCGTCCCGGCTGTTGGCGCGGAGATCGGATTGGCGTACGACGCGCGACGCCTCTACGTCTATGCCGACACCGCGCGGGAGAGCGAGAGTGCCTCGATGATCGACGCCGCATCCGGTGCGCCCGCGAGGCCCCCGTCGGGAGCGCTGTAG
- a CDS encoding DUF302 domain-containing protein — protein sequence MTNRIAVPRSMRVLAGMAAALMLVAAPAVASAQSAGSPVVQVKAKGSVDQVLGQVKKMVASNGMMVMGELHQGKVIGMTGLKLESETIFVGSPTVGKELFNADPGVGVAVPVRINVFQDAQGGTVVSYVPPSEILKSFHNAKIDQIAQMLDGKLHNMMGMLGGM from the coding sequence ATGACCAATCGAATCGCAGTCCCGCGCTCCATGCGCGTGCTGGCGGGCATGGCCGCCGCGCTGATGCTCGTGGCCGCTCCCGCGGTCGCGTCGGCCCAGTCGGCCGGCAGCCCGGTGGTGCAGGTAAAGGCCAAGGGCTCCGTGGATCAGGTGCTCGGACAGGTCAAGAAGATGGTGGCCTCGAACGGGATGATGGTGATGGGCGAACTCCACCAGGGCAAGGTCATCGGCATGACCGGGCTCAAGCTCGAGTCCGAGACGATCTTCGTGGGCAGCCCGACCGTGGGCAAGGAGCTGTTCAATGCGGACCCCGGCGTGGGCGTCGCCGTGCCGGTGCGCATCAACGTGTTCCAGGACGCGCAGGGGGGAACCGTGGTGAGCTACGTGCCGCCGTCGGAGATCCTCAAGAGCTTCCACAACGCGAAGATCGATCAGATCGCGCAGATGCTGGACGGCAAACTGCACAACATGATGGGCATGTTGGGCGGCATGTAA
- a CDS encoding NAD(P)/FAD-dependent oxidoreductase, translating to MAEPFDLIVIGTGSGGSGPAYRCRKAGWRVAVVDELPYGGTCALRGCDPKKVLVGAAELVDWQRRMHGRGATGEARIAWGDLMRFKRSFTDPVPDNREARFDAAGIVTLHGSARFVGPDALAVGDDVLHARHFVIATGSEPRPLEFPSAEHVRTSTDFLELDELPTRIVFVGGGYISFEFAHVAARAGATVTIVGRGRPLHQFEPDLVDRLVAHSRGLGVTVQTEADVTRVEQQGGGFRVHVATAGHTEVIDADLVVHGAGRVPATARLALDEADVATSRGGGIAVNEYLRSTTNARVYAAGDVTTVPGSLPLTPVAGYEGTIVASNLLEGDHQRAAYGAIPSAVFTIPPLATVGLTQAQAAEQGVDVRIETHDTTDWYSNRRVAAECGMTTVLVEKRTERVVGAHLLGHHAEELVNLFALAMNHGILAPALRHHIYAYPTSGSDVPYLV from the coding sequence ATGGCTGAACCATTCGATTTGATTGTGATCGGCACCGGCTCGGGTGGGTCGGGGCCGGCCTACCGCTGCCGGAAGGCCGGGTGGCGAGTGGCCGTCGTGGACGAACTGCCATATGGCGGAACGTGCGCGTTGCGGGGCTGCGACCCGAAGAAGGTGTTGGTCGGCGCGGCGGAGTTGGTGGACTGGCAACGCCGCATGCACGGGCGCGGCGCCACCGGCGAGGCCCGCATCGCCTGGGGCGACCTGATGCGATTCAAGCGGAGCTTTACCGACCCCGTGCCGGACAATCGAGAGGCCCGGTTCGACGCGGCGGGCATCGTCACCCTGCATGGTTCCGCCCGGTTCGTCGGGCCGGATGCGCTCGCGGTGGGCGACGACGTCCTGCATGCCCGTCACTTCGTGATCGCGACGGGTTCGGAACCTCGGCCCCTCGAGTTCCCGAGTGCGGAGCACGTGCGGACCAGCACCGATTTCCTCGAACTCGACGAACTCCCGACGCGCATCGTGTTCGTCGGCGGCGGCTATATCTCATTCGAATTCGCCCATGTCGCGGCTCGGGCCGGCGCCACGGTTACGATTGTGGGCCGCGGCCGGCCGCTCCATCAGTTCGAGCCCGATCTCGTGGATCGGCTGGTGGCGCATTCGCGCGGTCTTGGCGTCACGGTGCAGACGGAGGCGGACGTAACGCGCGTAGAGCAGCAGGGCGGCGGGTTCCGCGTGCACGTGGCCACCGCGGGCCACACGGAAGTGATCGACGCAGATCTGGTCGTGCATGGCGCCGGGCGCGTGCCGGCGACCGCGCGCCTCGCGCTGGACGAAGCCGATGTGGCGACGTCGCGTGGTGGGGGCATCGCGGTGAATGAATACCTGCGGAGCACCACGAACGCGCGGGTGTACGCCGCCGGGGATGTCACGACGGTACCCGGCAGTCTTCCCCTCACGCCGGTTGCCGGTTACGAGGGCACCATCGTGGCTTCGAATCTGCTGGAGGGCGATCACCAGCGCGCGGCGTACGGCGCCATCCCCAGCGCGGTGTTCACGATTCCGCCACTCGCGACCGTCGGGCTGACGCAGGCTCAGGCGGCGGAGCAGGGCGTCGACGTCCGGATCGAAACGCACGATACGACGGACTGGTACTCCAATCGACGCGTGGCGGCCGAGTGTGGTATGACCACGGTGCTGGTCGAGAAGCGAACGGAGCGCGTCGTGGGGGCGCACCTGCTGGGCCATCACGCTGAGGAACTCGTGAACCTGTTCGCGCTCGCCATGAACCACGGCATCCTGGCGCCGGCGCTCCGTCACCACATCTACGCGTATCCCACCAGCGGGTCCGACGTGCCGTATCTGGTATAG
- the trxA gene encoding thioredoxin — MAHPVEVTDANFAAEVEGHEGLVVVDCWAAWCGPCRALAPVVDALAAEYEGRAKFAKLDIDTNADIPARFNVRSIPTLLYFLNGELVDRTVGALPKVILGMKVEEHLTALSTT, encoded by the coding sequence ATGGCACACCCAGTGGAAGTCACCGACGCGAATTTCGCGGCCGAGGTGGAAGGACACGAAGGACTGGTGGTGGTGGACTGTTGGGCGGCGTGGTGCGGTCCGTGCCGCGCACTGGCCCCGGTGGTGGATGCACTGGCGGCCGAGTACGAGGGCCGCGCCAAGTTCGCCAAGCTGGACATCGACACCAACGCGGACATCCCGGCCCGGTTCAACGTCCGCTCCATTCCGACCCTGCTCTACTTCCTGAACGGAGAGCTGGTCGATCGGACGGTCGGCGCGTTGCCCAAGGTGATTCTCGGCATGAAGGTCGAGGAACATCTCACCGCGCTCTCCACCACGTGA
- a CDS encoding ABC transporter permease subunit, with the protein MRAIARGGLLVALVASTVVPFGLLLVASVSRSWFFPAVWPAAVTSDAWALVPGALGGAALVSAGIAVATGVLSCAIGFPIGRAIAALTGWRRHVGAALAFLPIAAPAIAVGTGAQYYFLRVGLGGTWVGVMLAHLIPAAGLASLYFLSVFVVADLRIEDEARTLGARPWQVLVHVTIPAFRRQVAEAVALGFLVSWSQVPLTLLVGGGLVRTLPIQVFSYLNAGQERYAAVGALMLVVPPMVVLGSVLLGTSRAEVVAA; encoded by the coding sequence ATGCGCGCGATCGCCCGCGGGGGCCTCCTCGTCGCCCTCGTCGCATCGACCGTCGTCCCCTTCGGGCTCCTGCTCGTCGCGTCCGTGAGTCGGAGTTGGTTCTTTCCGGCGGTGTGGCCGGCCGCGGTGACCAGCGACGCGTGGGCGCTCGTGCCCGGCGCGCTCGGCGGGGCGGCCCTCGTGAGCGCCGGCATCGCCGTGGCCACAGGCGTCTTGAGTTGTGCGATCGGATTTCCGATCGGCCGCGCCATCGCGGCGCTCACCGGTTGGCGGCGCCACGTCGGCGCGGCACTCGCATTTCTCCCGATCGCGGCGCCCGCCATCGCCGTCGGCACGGGGGCCCAGTACTACTTCCTTCGCGTGGGGCTCGGCGGCACCTGGGTGGGGGTGATGCTGGCGCACCTCATTCCTGCGGCGGGGCTCGCGTCGCTGTACTTCCTCAGCGTGTTCGTCGTCGCGGATCTCCGCATCGAAGACGAAGCGCGCACGCTCGGGGCGCGTCCGTGGCAGGTGCTCGTCCACGTCACCATCCCCGCATTCCGGCGGCAGGTGGCAGAGGCGGTGGCGCTCGGCTTTCTCGTCTCGTGGAGTCAGGTGCCGCTCACGCTCCTCGTGGGCGGAGGGCTGGTGCGCACGCTGCCCATTCAGGTGTTCTCGTATCTCAACGCCGGGCAGGAGCGATACGCCGCGGTCGGCGCGCTCATGCTCGTGGTGCCGCCGATGGTGGTGCTCGGCAGCGTCCTGCTCGGAACGAGCCGCGCCGAAGTGGTCGCCGCATGA